A single region of the Silene latifolia isolate original U9 population chromosome 8, ASM4854445v1, whole genome shotgun sequence genome encodes:
- the LOC141596842 gene encoding uncharacterized protein LOC141596842, with amino-acid sequence MLMASKNRDKKCITEPPPKMLKEFLQELNNNNNNNNNPRRHPNTLPRTRSSRSRAAVTSFQKLISSAIKSLRRGSSTSSLPRSLSTSLLDRFSFSKKNRYTSNNDNRVKVKDILRWRSSRDLVEEASQPLDYSPVTASVDDERISIATSSDSSNLFGSESSLGEKEESCFTADELPCWWGNSCEESKLWDQDNDVVATVSYVGSKEELDNMNMEDGKEQHSPVSVLNSPFREEIDSPFSEQVSDEEFVSSFDKSLANMERTKQRLLQSIRSFENLAGVFEDDDETDIEEVVQEQEDEIRKVDDEIEVKSREYLSRAIGKITWRSQAFKDREGSIKYMEEEQEQWSKFEEEKRELGVELEVQVLSDLVNEVLIDHFG; translated from the exons atgttaatGGCTTCTAAAAACAGAGATAAGAAGTGCATAACAGAACCCCCTCCCAAAATGCTCAAAGAATTCCTCCAAgaactcaacaacaacaacaacaacaacaacaaccctcGCCGACACCCGAATACACTCCCTAGAACCCGAAGCAGCCGCTCACGAGCCGCAGTCACCTCCTTTCAGAAACTCATTTCCTCCGCAATCAAATCTCTTCGCCGGGGGTCCTCTACCTCATCACTTCCTAGAAGCCTATCTACCAGTCTACTCGACAGATTTTCCTTTAGTAAAAAGAATAGGTATACGTCCAACAATGATAACAGGGTTAAAGTTAAGGACATCCTACGGTGGAGATCGTCTCGTGACTTGGTCGAAGAAGCATCCCAGCCGCTGGATTATTCCCCTGTTACTGCTTCTGTTGATGATGAAAGAATCTCCATTGCTACTAGTTCTGATAGTAGCAATTTGTTCGGGTCAGAGTCGAGCTTAGGTGAAAAGGAGGAGAGTTGTTTTACTGCGGATGAGTTACCGTGTTGGTGGGGAAATTCTTGCGAGGAAAGTAAATTGTGGGACCAGGATAACGACGTGGTGGCAACGGTTTCTTATGTGGGATCCAAGGAG GAGCTAGATAATATGAATATGGAAGATGGCAAAGAGCAACATAGCCCTGTTTCAGTACTTAATTCTCCATTTAGGGAAGAAATTGATTCACCATTTAGTGAACAAGTATCCGATGAAGAATTCGTTTCCTCGTTCGACAAAAGTTTGGCAAACATGGAGA GAACTAAACAAAGGTTACTTCAAAGTATCCGCTCTTTCGAAAATCTTGCTGGTGTTTTCGAAGATGACGACGAGACAGATATAGAAGAAGTAGTACAAGAACAAGAAGATGAGATACGAAAAGTCGACGATGAAATCGAAGTAAAATCAAGGGAATACTTAAGCAGGGCAATAGGGAAGATTACATGGAGAAGCCAAGCTTTTAAGGATAGAGAAGGGAGCATTAAATATATGGAAGAAGAACAAGAGCAATGGAGTAAGTTTGAAGAAGAGAAGAGAGAATTGGGAGTTGAATTGGAAGTCCAAGTATTGAGTGATTTGGTGAATGAGGTTTTGATTGACCATTTTGGATAA